The following proteins come from a genomic window of Candidatus Eremiobacterota bacterium:
- a CDS encoding alpha-ketoacid dehydrogenase subunit beta, with the protein MTNVEAVRTTLHDALARDERVLIMGEDVGARGNVFLITKGFLEEFGAERVVDTPLAEASIVGVAIGMAMEGLRPIAEIQFADFIYPAFNQIVGEAAKTRYRSNGDYTCPLVIRTPYGGGVRGALSHSVSIEALFYHVPGLTILAPSTPADIKGLLNAAIECPDPVLFLEHKKTYRSVKGEVPSGYYTIPIGKADVKKAGTQLTVVSYGYNLHQALEAANRLEGEGVSVEVIDLRSIRPMDKGAILASVRKTRKLLIIHEDNKFGGIGAEISAMVAEEALFELDAPIRRLAGPDVPAMGYAQPLEEEFMTSTDEMVEAMRELAKF; encoded by the coding sequence ATGACCAACGTGGAAGCGGTGCGCACGACGCTGCACGACGCGCTGGCGCGCGACGAGCGCGTGCTGATCATGGGCGAGGACGTCGGCGCGCGCGGCAACGTCTTCCTCATCACCAAAGGCTTCCTCGAAGAGTTCGGGGCGGAGCGGGTCGTCGACACCCCGCTGGCCGAGGCGTCGATCGTCGGGGTCGCGATCGGGATGGCGATGGAAGGTCTGCGGCCGATCGCGGAGATCCAGTTCGCCGACTTCATCTATCCGGCGTTCAACCAGATCGTCGGCGAGGCGGCGAAGACGCGCTATCGCAGCAACGGCGACTACACCTGTCCGCTGGTGATCCGCACGCCGTACGGCGGCGGCGTGCGCGGCGCGCTCTCGCACTCGGTCTCGATCGAAGCGCTGTTCTACCACGTTCCGGGGCTCACGATCCTCGCGCCGTCGACGCCCGCCGACATCAAAGGCTTGCTCAACGCGGCGATCGAGTGCCCCGACCCGGTGCTCTTCCTCGAGCACAAGAAGACGTACCGCAGCGTGAAGGGCGAAGTCCCGAGCGGCTACTACACGATCCCGATCGGCAAAGCCGACGTGAAGAAAGCCGGCACGCAGCTCACCGTCGTCTCGTACGGCTATAACCTGCACCAGGCGCTCGAGGCGGCGAACCGGCTCGAAGGCGAAGGCGTCTCGGTGGAAGTGATCGACCTGCGCTCGATTCGGCCGATGGACAAAGGTGCGATCCTGGCGTCCGTGCGCAAGACGCGCAAGCTGCTCATCATCCACGAAGACAACAAGTTCGGCGGGATCGGCGCGGAGATCAGCGCGATGGTCGCCGAAGAGGCGCTCTTCGAATTGGACGCGCCGATCCGCCGGCTGGCCGGGCCCGACGTTCCCGCGATGGGCTATGCGCAGCCTCTCGAAGAAGAGTTCATGACCTCGACCGACGAGATGGTCGAGGCGATGCGCGAGCTGGCGAAATTCTAG
- a CDS encoding thiamine pyrophosphate-dependent dehydrogenase E1 component subunit alpha, with the protein MAKTTAARGRELDRAGLSDEQLVAMLRNMLLQRQLDNRGFQLNRQGKIPFALGSEGHEGVQAGAAMAFKRGADVLVPYYRDLGLALGVGMTPFEILSSLFARETDRSMGRQFPNHYTNHDLGVLSISSIIAGHCTHAVGVAAAFKYRGESGRAVLCSNGEGATSQGEWHESVNFAAVHALPIVFLVQNNEWAISTPQEMQMKVANVADKAPGYGLPGVVCDGFSPVATFQAMHDALERARGGGGPTIVEAKCYRFLSHSTDDDDRTYRSREVIEERRKMDPVPRYEQLLIEAGVIDEPRAKQLKADVLRETNEATDSAEAQRYPTAESLYTNVVAGDYRPWQEFEAR; encoded by the coding sequence ATGGCGAAAACGACGGCCGCGCGGGGGCGCGAGCTCGACCGCGCCGGTCTGAGCGACGAGCAGCTCGTCGCGATGCTTCGCAACATGCTGCTGCAGCGCCAGCTCGACAACCGCGGCTTTCAATTGAACCGGCAGGGGAAGATCCCGTTCGCGCTCGGCTCCGAGGGCCACGAGGGGGTTCAGGCCGGCGCCGCGATGGCGTTCAAGCGCGGCGCCGACGTGCTGGTGCCGTACTACCGCGACCTCGGGCTCGCGCTCGGAGTGGGGATGACGCCGTTCGAGATCCTCTCCTCGCTCTTCGCGCGCGAGACCGACCGCTCGATGGGCCGCCAGTTTCCGAACCACTACACGAACCACGATCTCGGCGTGCTCTCCATCTCCTCGATCATCGCGGGCCACTGCACGCACGCGGTCGGTGTCGCCGCTGCCTTCAAGTACCGCGGCGAGAGCGGGCGCGCGGTGCTGTGCTCGAACGGTGAAGGCGCGACCTCGCAGGGCGAGTGGCATGAGTCGGTCAACTTCGCCGCCGTCCACGCGCTGCCGATCGTGTTCCTGGTGCAGAACAACGAGTGGGCGATCTCGACGCCGCAAGAGATGCAGATGAAGGTCGCCAACGTCGCCGACAAGGCGCCGGGCTACGGTTTGCCGGGCGTCGTGTGCGACGGCTTCAGCCCGGTCGCGACGTTCCAGGCGATGCACGACGCGCTCGAGCGCGCGCGCGGCGGCGGCGGGCCCACGATCGTCGAGGCGAAGTGCTACCGTTTCCTCTCGCACTCGACCGACGACGACGACCGGACCTACCGCTCGCGCGAAGTCATCGAAGAGCGCCGCAAGATGGACCCCGTCCCGCGCTACGAGCAGCTGCTGATCGAGGCCGGCGTGATCGACGAACCGCGCGCGAAGCAGCTCAAAGCCGACGTGCTGCGCGAGACGAACGAGGCCACCGACTCGGCCGAAGCGCAGCGGTACCCGACCGCCGAGAGCCTCTACACCAACGTCGTCGCGGGGGACTACCGCCCGTGGCAGGAGTTCGAAGCACGATGA